tttgcAGACATCTTTTGAAAATGAGATTGACCCACGTACTTGCGCTCCAATATTAGATGAATTGTGAGCTATAGTGGTTAAAAAGCGGTTACTGTTAGTGGTTATTGACTAAAACCACTACCCCATAACCATAACCACCTAAacagttagtaaaatttactaaccaccTAGGTGGTTAATTGCCTATACGGTTAATCGGGGGTTAACagttaaccctttttttaaaggaaaaaattaaaattaaaaaatttgtgctTGACTCGGCTTGCCATTCTCCCTTACTAGCTGAGCTCGCCTGCCAAACAAGCCGAGTACTTGAAGCTTGGCTCTTGGCTCGCCGAGCTTAAGTGCTTGACTAAGGCAATACTTAGAGGATTAAGGAAGGACATGTGCTTTATATAGATGAGTAAATATGGAAgtggtgagattttttttttcgaagtgGGACAAACAAGAGGCAATTGAAAAAACACTTGTAGTTGTCTGCGTCAGAGTCTGAGACAAGGCCAAGAGGCAAATTAGTAACCTCACTCCCCATGCGTCAGTGTCCTTGGCTTCATGCCCAACTcatctttttaaaaacttaatattacattatataacatacaaacaatatatttttattgcatgtatgttaaataattaatatacaattaatatatatattcactaatgttacttaataagtaatatactatataaatataaatataaatataaatgtgtatatatatatatataatcccccGTATGATAAGAAGGAAAGCCAATGATAAgcataatttttgtttcttttctctttttagttttattaggCCTATGATAGAGGACGCAAATGCATTTGTGAAGTTAGTGAAGGACACGTTTAAGGACAACAGTGAGGTATATGATTGCTTTTTACAAATGCTTAAAAGattgggaaaaatgtaaaattagtccttgtgatttacctgatttacaactTACTTCCTGTGGTACTAAAACTAACTCAGAGGTCCCTAGggtatgaaaaaaataaaaaatagtccCTGCAATTAAATTACATCCATTGACTTAACGGATTCTGTTAGTGTGCCACTTtacattcaataaaattatgacacatgtcgtattttatttatgacttttaaaaagCATACTTGAATTTTTCATGTCATATTATTATGCCAACTAATATTCCCACCTCAGATTTACTCCATGTCAAacacaagtaaaatattttaaaaaaagctaaTTCTACCAAATTATTATCCAAGCACcgccatttcttttttttcttcattgacgttgtgttcttctttttcttcttcttattcttgtCATgtcttccttttatttcttgGCTCAGCTCTTCTCATCTTTTGAAATTCTGTATCtgtttcttaatttaatttcatcttctcttcctatcttctactttttcttggCTTGGCTCTTATGCTCTTCTCCTCTGTTGAAATTCCTCTTTTTCTTGGCAGCTTTCAAGAGGGAAGTACAGAGATAGAGACAAATacggagaaaaaataaattatgttgcTTGACAAAGACAGAGACGGAGAGACATAAGAATTTTTCTAACACAAACTCCATTGAAAATAAtctgttaaaaaagaaaagaaaaacaaattgaataaatcaaaacaGCAATTAGAAGTTTCTGTTGCTTTTCCGATTTGAACTATAtacttttgttttattgtgtACAATGCAGGTTGGAGGTAGTGGGATTAAAAAAAGTGagttcctttatttattttttttgggatctACGACTATGTTAGCTTTTTGTGGGGATTTTGTTTGCCCCTTTGTCTGAATGAAACACAAAGCGGAGGCACGAACTTGGGTGAAGAAGCAGAAGAACACGAATttcataagaagaaaaagaagatggcAGTGCTCAATCAATAGTTTGGTAGAAgtaggtttttttaaaatattttacatgttgtgTTTAACGTTGAAAAAAGCTGAGGTGGGAGTATTTGTTGGCATAATAATATGACGTGGAAAATCCAAGTGTGcattttaaaagttataaataaaacatgacatgtgtcataattttattgggtatgacatgacacactaacggaatctgttaagtcaatggatgacatgtgtcataatttttttttgcataatttTGTAATAACTAATATCCATTCATTtgattaaacaaattttttaacccATCCCAAAGAGGGGTTATAGGGATGAGATGGGTCAGAAATCGGATAGACCCGGTTCTACTAgacccaaaataaaaagggcCCATACCCAACGTGGAGTTAGTAGTTAGTTTAAAGTTGAGGCGTCAAATTGCTGAACTCAAAGAGACTTAATAAGAAAATTAGAATcaatctccctctctccctccctcctcAAAGATTCATCGTGGCAACTCGCAAAAACCATGCAACCAGCTGGTCCGAGTAGCCTCCAATACCAACCCAACCATGGCGTGATTAACGACGACGACATCCCACCGTGAGCCACTACATTTCTTTTCTCTCCAgaatttgttctttctttctttcttgaattttcGTTTCTTTTCAGTTATTGATTTTACGCATATTTACTCTTTATTTGTTTGCTTGCACAAGTAGCCTGTTAAGGGAATCATCTAAATTTGTGAAGTTACTGAGGGAGTACAACAACGGAGAAGTACATGGTCGTTTTAAGCAAATACTTAAAGATTACCTTATACAACAaaggttctttctttcctctgttttttcttttatgttcaaataaaacaataacctgtatttttctcatttatatatgtttgctGATAATGGAGGGAATATACATTGtgtaaattgtaattgtgtAGGAGTGACGTGGGTACTGGAATTGCGTCGAGGATCGAGCAGTTGGTAGAGGATCACCCTCAACTTCGTCAAGGTTTTAAGAGTCTCCAATTGGTACTCAAGGCGACCAACTTAATCAAAAAAATCGAGGTACGaaatagatataatatatgttcACTTCTTTGGCTTCTCATTcattatttgatatatatatacaattacaGGATCGTCTTGCCATCAACGATAACCAGcgttatttaaacttttttgaaATTTCCCAAGGCTTTTGTAGTGGGCAAAAGAGCAAGGCGAAAATAGTAGAAGAGGTATACCTTATTTACCTTATCATGCATTAATCATTCTTTATCTTATTCCatcttccttaattaattttctctcataataattgattaatttgttattgcaGATGGCCGTGCTTTTTGCTGATCATATGGATTTGTTTGCGGAAATATGTGAATTCTTACCGGATGACTCTAATTTGAGTGAGTGAGAAAAGGTTATGGAAATCGAACAAGTTTcaatgatttgtttttgtttctgtttcttcTTGCATTGTTACTTGTTACCTTTGTGAAATAAAAAGTTCTTGATATGACTCCAAAATACAAGCATTTATGCGTTCAACCTGAAAATTGTTATGGattaaattataagaaaatatttaaatcaaaaatGAATACGTGCATACATCTTTTGATTGATCCGGCCGGGTACTTGGGCTCCAATAGATGAACTGTCAAATCTAATCTTGATCATAACATGAAGTAGAATTGCCTACTTCGAatacatttctttttatataaaaagaattagcaacaaaaaaaatgaaagggaagTTCAAAACAACGAAAGAGCAATTAACTGTTTCTTTTTAACCCATCCATCCTAAAGACGGGTCAGATGGGTcagaattaatcaaaaggaCCCGGCTCAACTAAgacccaaaataatatataccgAGTTAGTTTAAGATTTAGGTGTCAAGGCTCCGACCGCTAATCGCACTGTCCGTTAACTGCATTAATTACTAACTGCTTTTGAAAAAGGTTAGCAAAAATCGCTAACGCGTTTAATGTTAGAGGTTTTAGGTATTTTCAAAACCGCTAAccattatataatatatattatatttatatatattaaaaaaaaaccatctcgtttttgtgtttaaaattttaaatatatatacaaatgtataaaaatctagaaattatgTCCTATGTAGGATGATATTATTGTATTATCataaaaacgacatcgttttgatttttttttaaaaaaaaaaatatattttttatttaatttattattttaaaaagcagttagcggttattaaagttattaaccgctaaccgccagTTAATGTAGTTAGtgcggttagtgaattttacaaATCATCTAGATGGTTACGGTTAATGATTTTAgtcaataaccgctaattgtaactgtcttttcacccctacaaCTACAAGAGACCATAAAATCATAATCAATCTCCCTCACTCCTCAAAGATTCATCGTTTCTGCTTGCAACTCGAAAAAAAGATGAATGGTCGCCCGCAATCCCAACCCTCCGGTGGCTTGATTAACGTCCACCTCTCACCGTGAGCCGCTCCATCTCTTTTCTATCcaaaatttattctctaatttctttcttcatttctttgATGATTTTACGCTTTCTTTGATTCCTTGCACTAGGCCCATGTTAGAGCAAGCATCTAAATTCGTGAAGTTAGTGAAGGAGTACGACCCACAAGTTTTTGATCGCTTTTCGGAAATATTTGGAAATTACGACGAACACAGGTTCTTCCTCTTTATTCTCTCTAAACGATttaatttatgctttttttcGTTTGATTACTTTTAtgctaaataaaattaatttctgctttTTATACTAATAATTTCTTATTAGGATGAAATGGTTTGGATTTTTGGGCTTTAATTTTGTACTGTTTTAAAGCTTTAATGAGCTACATTCTGTATTGTGTAGGaattattaaatcacaattcaatctcaaaaacttaagttaataaaaaaaataataaatttaataatttaatcaatatttttataGAAATAACATCGATGAAACTTCGTGGAGGGTTGACGAGTTATTCAATGATCACATTCAACTTGTTCAAAGTTTCAGAAGCCTCAAAAAGATATTCAAGTTAATGAGTTATCATACCAAAGTCAAGGTACTAAATTAATTGTAAATGCATGCATCCATATTCACTTCTCATGCTTCTCATGAATtcgattcatatatatatatatataaatacaggATCGTTTCATCGACGATAACCAACGTTATTTAGACTATTTTGAAATGTTCGAAAGCTATAGTAATGGGCAGAAAAGCATGAAGAAAATGGTAACAGAGGTAGCGTACCTTTTCATTTGTTCgatcttcctttatttttctctcataatatttgattaattatatattgcaGTTAGCCGCGCTTTTTGCTGGTCATCTGGATTTATTATGGGAATTCACTGAATTCTTACCTCGTAATTGGTTTTTTTGAGTGAGAAAAGGCCATAATGGAAAGTTCCAATGATTTACTTTTGTTTCTATTTCTTCTTGGTTTGGTAGGACTTTATGTAAATTGTGACCAGAGAGATTCACAATAACGATCATTAAGGAGACAGTTATTTCATATACTTTGATCATTGAAAGTTCTTTTTCGAATTATTGGAATTTTAGTTATCTAATAGCGACGACTGTCATTATGATCTTTACATATATGATACCATACTTGTtaacagagagagaaataatgaaagaaatacacgtattaaggtggttcggctcGTAGCCTATATCCACAAATGAAAACCTATTTtgctacatttttttctttcttcacttgatcgaaattgtacaataaaataacttatttatagtttaatggagccataaataaataattacatAATCAATAAGTAACTTATGAGAACTAAgagagttacataatcaatatgtaacatataagagtaaataatacattaatttaattcaaaataactATTGTAGGTTGTCTTCATATATCTCAATTACTCCTTTGCAAACCCAATGGTAAATCCAACACATAATAGAATTGAGAATCCATGAGCAAAGAAGTCATTGCATCTTTCTCATTGACGAAGATCATTAGGTGAAGTTGGCTTCATCAAAGTAGTGTCATCCTCAAAACCTAGTTTGTTTTCTGCACATAAAGCCATAGTGATAGAACAAATTCAAGTGTCATAATTATCTTCGGACAAAAAAGGTGCAACAAGCACCATTGTCGAACTATCCAAGTGATAAACGTACATAACAAGGATCAATGAGTGATTCCTGTGAATTAGTATAATTATATGAAGAAATTGCTTTAGGTGATATTTCAGCTATTGCAAAAATGAGCAAATGAATAAGAATGGTTGAGAAAAAATTGTGTTTAGAAAAAGCGTTGCCTAATGCTATGATACcagttatgtatatatatatatcctcaaaTTTGTATGTATATTTTATAGTTATATTTTAAACGACAATTACATTTatagttgcattttttttttttttttttttttttgtgaaagcAAAAATAGTTAtgaaaaccaaagttcaagTATAAAACGAGCCAAGATGGTAGTGATTTAActataatagaaataaaaagttCTAGAGATTTAGATGTGATTCCAAAATATAAGCATTTGTGGGTTCAATGCGAAAATTGTTCTAATTGGGTCCAAGCAAGGTCTCAATCGGGTCCCCAAAAAATCTTAGCAGTGGTCCGGTTTAATCCTAGCAAGTTCCAACGAAGTCCCAATTGTGGCTCGCCCAGATCCCAATTGCCTACTTTTgttaacattttctttcttctgatttttcttttattttttcggtTGCATGGTTTCCGAAATGAAATCAAGTTCTTTCATGTTAGTGTTGTGTTTCCTCTTgtatttatttgaaagaatatttaaattactttattctttttagcatttattttaatatatatatatatatatatatataaagaaatgataacaaaattattttggagtttatttaaatataacagtaaaagtaatttgaattcctaaattttaaaaaataaataaaaagaaagccGCCACCTGTATTCTCAAGTCAATACCCAttcattttatcaaataaattttttgtgaaTAACTTCAATGAAGCTTTGTATGTCTTTCGTTAAGAAATTTACAGGTCAGCgttgaaaatagaaaaacaaatgtCAGTAAAACAAATGCGCCGCCCTTCATCCCTCGCCTAcgtaaacgaaaaaaaaaaacctaccgTAAAaactcgatctctctctctctctccactcttAGAGAAAACTCCCACAGGCGCCCCCGCCCTCCTCCTAACACCGACCTCCGACGAGTGCCGACCAGGACGAACGCCAGCGCTCGTGTCTCCTTCGTCGTCGCCGGTGGCTAGATTTCGCtagaaaaaacagagaaaccCCAACACTTTTACGACGATTTTGGGTTGTTGTGGAATTGAACCATTCTTGGTGGGTAATCTGACCATATCTTGTGCATTTCGATGTTGAATTTGGTTAATTTCATCTGGGTTATAGTGAATTTAAACTCTTCGGACGATATATGGTTTGTGGGTTTGTGTGGTTGAACCGTTTGATTAGCGTCGTGAGGTGGCTTTGGTCCGGCCTGGCGGTTTTGGTGAGGCTTTTCAGAGGTGGTGATGGGTTTTTTTCTCAGATTCTCGGTGGGGTTTGGCATGAGCGGTGGCGGCGTGGTCCGACTCTGGGCGGTGAAGTTTGTCTCAGGAGGCGGTGGTTTCATGGAAAATCTGAAGGTGCGGTGGGGTTTGGCCTGGGCGGTGAAGCTTCTCAAAAGAGTGAGTTTCTACGACAACCTCACAGAAGACTCGCTCCAATTTTTTAACCCATCCTAAAGATGTGTCAGATGGGTCAGAAATCAGAATGACCCGACCCAAGTAAGACCCAAAAATAATTTCGGCCGAGGACCAacgtgtcatatatatatatggagttaATTTACGATTTAGCGCCAACTTGCTCAACTCAAACAGATACAATCAATGTCCCTCCCACCTCAAAGATTCGTCTCTCCTTCCTCAAAGATTTGTCATCTCTGCTTGCAACTCGCAAAAATGGTGATTACCGTCCACATCTCACCGTAAGCCGCTACATCTCTATGgccttctcttttctctccaaaatttgttctttaatttctttctttctttccttaattttcgtttattaatgattttcttttattgatttgaCGTATATGTACTCTTTGTTTGATTGCTTGCACTAGGAGCCTGTTAATGGAAATATATGAATTTCTGAAGTTAGTGAGGAAGTACAACAACGGAGAATTTTGTGATCCTTTTAAGCAAATACTTCAAGATTTCGATGAACAaaggttctttctttcttctgctttttcttttgccaacttctatatatatatatattcctcaatAATCTGTATTTAACACATGCATCGATCGTTTATGAGGGAGAAAAAGAGCATAGGGATTGTCAAGAAGTTGTTGTAATTTTGTAGTATAAAACTCCTATAACATGATTGGATACTTGTATTCTTTTACATGCCAGAATCTCCTTGCGACAGTGTTATTAATTATAATGTCAAAATCTCCATGCTCATCACTTACTTTCAAACTCTTTAATTCAATTTTGTATTGTGTAGGAattgttaaatcattatttatttcaaaagtctaagttatctcaaaagcttgagccaatagaaaatgataagtttaatcatttaatcaatactttaacaggAATAACCTTGATGAAGCTTCTTTAAGAGTTCACGAGTTATTCAAGGATTACATTCAACTTACTCAAGGTTACAATGGTCTCAGAAAGCGAGTCATGTTAAACTACTATCATGCCAAACTCTGGGTACGAAATAGAAgcagtaaattaattaaatgcatgCATCCATATTCACTTCTCATACTTCTGATGAAtttgattcatatatatatatatatacaattacaGGATCGTTTTGGCTTTATCGATAGCCAGCGTTATTTAGACTATTTTAAAATTCTCCGAAGCTATCGTAGTGGGCAGAAGAGCATGAAGAAAATGGTAGAAGAGGTATACCTTAATTACCTCTTCCATCTTCATGCATtcattatttatctttttccaTCTTCCTTAATTTTCTCTCATAAcatttgattaatttgttattgcaGCTAGCCATACTTTTTGCTGGTCATATGGATTTATTCTTGGAGTTCTGTGAATTCTTACCTTGTGACTTTGATTTTGGTGATTGAGAAAAGGCCATCATCATGGaaagttcaaaaactcaaacatgTTCCAatgatttactttttttttgtttcttcttgtatttttacttttgtgGTTTGGTAGGACTTAATTCCTGTAAGAGAGATTCACAATTAATTCATCAATTgacaatgataatttttttctaagtgAAATAGAAATTGTATGATGAAGGAATGGTAGCTATAATTGTAGGCACTTGTTATCACTTTAATCATCACATATTGTATTGCTTAGTTCTGGAAACCGACAGGTTTGTTTATTGGGGTCATCAATTGCAGTCTCCTCCAAGTCTTAGTTATGGTTCTATATGTCAAagattctaacatttttttttatgttcaaattgttagtaattGGAGTAGTAATATATGCGAGAAAGTTATTATGAAGCACGTTTCGAGCCGCACACCTTGTTCAAGTAGGTGCGCTCTATAGAAACTTTCTCTCACATTTAAAATTCAGATTGCTAACAATCCGAACAACAAATTGCTAGAGATCCAAATCTATTTTTGTGAGAGTATcgtttgttaaaatataaagaaaagaaaaagaaaaaaaatgttatcaacAACATGATTGAATTTGCCTTTACCTAAGTGGGTACCCAATaacccccaaaaaaacaaaaaaaaaaaaaaaatgttgggtgCCCAAGTAATTATTTCCTAGATGCACCATGCCACCATCCTTGGTTCTTATTGTCTCTTCAACTTGACTTGAAACATAGTTCGTCCAAGCCTATGAAGGCATAGGACCCCTTATTATGATGCCTGATGTTTACGACGTAGCAGTTTCAAGTGCTTGAAAAAACAGTTTGCTCATTGATGTCCTTTGGACACCTGccccaatgtttttttttagccCTTGGGCTCTTTCTCATTAATGCTATTctataatttttggaaaaattactaTTCCCTTATAAAAACAAATGTAACTAAATTTTTTAgagtttatttaaaattgtagttttaataaatgtgatttagaattttgtatttttaaatattatgtttttgaaattacaactttttaaaatattaaaaaaattttttattaaatatttgttaagcGAAATAAACGTTTCATAACCTGCttataaaaattgcaaaaatttttcaataaaatattttttaaattgcaatatcATTTTCagttatcttttaaaaactaaaattatttttacaaaattggAATCTTGCACGAACCCTTAATCCCTCGTCTACGGAAGCGAAAAAAAACCTACCgctaaactctctctctccactcttTGAGAAAACTCCCACAGGCGCCCCCGCCCTCCGACGAATGCCGACCAGGACGAACGCCAGCGCTCGTGTCTCCTTCGTCGTCACCAGTGGCTAGATTTCGCtagaaaaaaacagagaaacccCGACACTTTTACGACGATTTTGGGTTGCTGTGGAATTGAACCATTCTTGGTGGGTAATCTGACCATATCTTGTGCATTTCGATGTTGATTTTGGTTAATTTCATCTGGGTTATAGTGAATTTAAACTCTTCGGACGATATGTGGTTTGTGGGTTTGTTTGGTTGAACCGTTTGATTAGCGTCGTGAGGTGGCGTTGGTCCGGCCTGGCGGTTTTGGTGAGGCTTTTCAGAGGTGGTGATGGGTTTTTTCTCAGATTCCCCGTGGGGTTTGGCATGAGCGGTGGCGGCGTGGTCCGACTCTGGGTGGTGAAGTTTGTCTCAGGTGGCGGTGGTTTCATGGAAAATCTGAAGGTCACGGTGGGGTTTGGCCTGGGCGGTGAAGCTTCTCAAAAGAGTGAGTTTCCACGTACGACAACCTCACAGAAGACTCgctcaaattttttaacccaTCCTAAAGATGGGTCAGATGGGTCAGAAATCAGAATGACCCGACCCAAGTAAGACCCCAAAATAAAAGCGGCCGATGACCATcgtgtcatatatatatatatatatatatatatataaagttagtTTAAGATTGAGGCGCCAACTTGCTCAACTCAAATAAATACAGAAAATCAGAATCAATCTCTCTTCATCCTCAAAGATTCGTCTCTCCTTCTTCAAAGATTCGTCATCTCTGCTTGCAACTCGCAAAAATGGTGATCACCATCCACATCTCACCGTAAACCGCTGCATCTCTATggccttctctttttttctccaaaatttgttctttaatttctttctttctttccttaattttcgtttattaattattttcttttattgatttgaCGTATATGTACTCTTTGTTTGATTGCTTGCACTAGGAGCCTGTTAAGAGAAGTATCTGACTTTGTGAAGTTAGTGAGGGAGTACAACAACGGAGCATTATATGATCCTTTCAACCAAATAATTCAAGATTACGATCAACAaaggttctttctttcttctgctttttcttttgccaacttatatatatatatattcctcaatATTATGTT
This genomic interval from Corylus avellana chromosome ca3, CavTom2PMs-1.0 contains the following:
- the LOC132176288 gene encoding paired amphipathic helix protein Sin3-like 6, with translation MSLPPQRFVSPSSKICHLCLQLAKMVITVHISPSLLMEIYEFLKLVRKYNNGEFCDPFKQILQDFDEQRNNLDEASLRVHELFKDYIQLTQGYNGLRKRVMLNYYHAKLWDRFGFIDSQRYLDYFKILRSYRSGQKSMKKMVEELAILFAGHMDLFLEFCEFLPCDFDFGD